A window from Methylocystis sp. MJC1 encodes these proteins:
- a CDS encoding lipocalin-like domain-containing protein: MNGKLLALLLAFFPAPAMAQSYGGLGDEAPGFDMPKRGAPIVFPKDHGAHPRFRTEWWYLTANLHGADGAAYGMQWTLFRFGLEPPRQQSDGWADRNVWMAHAAATSASEHLFAETRSRGGIGTAGVEADPFKAYIDDWSLEARDASFDKARVRAQGPEFSYSLDLTRGGPFVLQGDAGFSQKAETGQASHYYSQPFFSVAGTLKLRGRDIAVSGRAWMDREWSSQTLAPDQKGWDWLSLHLANGDALMLFRFRGLRDYVSGNWISADGATSLLSSDDISLVPLAQTAIGAHSLPTRWRVQVKSRRLDIETTPLNPKSWMGASWSYWEGPISFQGSQAGEGYLEMTGY; this comes from the coding sequence ATGAACGGTAAGCTTCTGGCGCTTCTCTTGGCCTTCTTTCCCGCCCCCGCAATGGCGCAAAGCTATGGCGGGCTCGGCGACGAGGCGCCGGGCTTCGATATGCCGAAGCGCGGAGCGCCCATCGTCTTTCCGAAAGACCATGGCGCGCATCCGCGCTTTCGCACGGAATGGTGGTATCTCACCGCCAATCTGCACGGTGCCGATGGCGCCGCCTATGGCATGCAATGGACGCTCTTTCGCTTCGGCCTCGAACCGCCACGCCAACAGAGCGACGGCTGGGCCGACCGCAATGTCTGGATGGCCCATGCCGCCGCCACCAGCGCGAGTGAGCATCTTTTCGCCGAGACCAGATCACGCGGCGGCATCGGAACGGCGGGCGTCGAGGCCGACCCATTCAAGGCCTACATCGACGACTGGTCTCTCGAGGCGCGTGACGCGAGCTTCGACAAGGCGCGCGTCAGGGCGCAGGGACCCGAGTTTTCCTATTCGCTCGATCTCACGCGCGGCGGCCCTTTTGTGCTGCAAGGCGACGCCGGTTTCAGCCAAAAAGCCGAAACGGGCCAAGCCTCCCATTATTACAGCCAGCCTTTCTTCTCGGTCGCCGGAACGCTGAAACTGCGTGGTCGCGACATTGCGGTGTCGGGGCGCGCCTGGATGGACCGGGAATGGAGCAGCCAGACGCTCGCGCCGGACCAGAAAGGCTGGGACTGGCTCTCGCTGCATCTCGCCAATGGCGACGCGCTTATGCTCTTCCGCTTTCGCGGCCTGCGAGATTATGTCTCGGGAAACTGGATCTCGGCGGACGGCGCGACAAGCTTGCTCTCGAGCGACGACATTTCTCTTGTGCCGCTCGCGCAGACGGCGATCGGCGCCCACAGCCTGCCAACGCGCTGGCGCGTGCAGGTGAAAAGCCGGAGGCTGGACATAGAGACCACGCCGCTCAACCCGAAAAGCTGGATGGGCGCGAGTTGGTCCTATTGGGAAGGGCCGATCTCATTCCAGGGCTCGCAGGCCGGCGAGGGCTATTTGGAAATGACCGGTTACTGA
- a CDS encoding ABC transporter permease, with amino-acid sequence MRQTVFALAALLSHWRRHPANLAMLVLGLAIATALWSGVQALNAQARMSYDSAAAVFIGGGAQNIVSARGGLFPQSLFVTLRRAGLKVSPALEGTARIGQRNIRLIGIEPVTLPTATTLAPLRENKEARNILTGVGRSFAASQTLRDLHIEEGARIVTERGFTLPPVYAIDAAPPGAVIVDIGVAQKALDKSLRLSRLILPPQARLDTTQLTAIAGDSLRLVEPDEESDLSRLTDSFHLNLTAFGLLAFLVGFFIVNASFGLAFEQRLPMVRTLRALGVSMRVLVAALFCELAAFTLVAGGLGVIGGYLIAAALLPDVAASLEGLYGAQLPGRLALDARWWLSGLGMASAGALLAAGSGLSKTLRLPVLSVARPVAWREAHHRYLRRQAALAAFALVAATLAYSFAEGLAMGFAVVALAVLAAALLLPVALAGMLHLGESLAERPLTRWFFADGRQELGGLSLALTALLLALATNIGVGGMVEGFRQTFTSWLDQRLVAEVYFEAATPADAREIEAWAKEQPEIAAILPVWRTKTRISDWPVEIIGLAPHETYSAHFTLLDGGAHAWRALHEEDAVLISEQLARRLKIGLGAMLDIPTPHESWRAKVVGIFPDYGNPRGQLRLDHARLVAHFSDASGVHYSLRVAQGNVAPLIGKMQSRFGPKLARLIDNAGIKKISTDIFERTFTVTTALNTLTLIVAAIALFASLLTLSNLRLAHIAPVWAIGVTRRRLAGLELLRMLLFASGAALIAIPLGLFMTWSLVAIINVAAFGWRLPMHVFPLQWGEVFLVALLTALFAATIPALRLARSAPVDLLKVFANER; translated from the coding sequence ATGAGGCAGACGGTCTTCGCTCTCGCGGCTTTGCTCAGCCATTGGCGGCGCCACCCCGCCAATCTCGCCATGCTGGTCCTCGGGCTCGCCATCGCCACCGCTTTATGGAGCGGCGTGCAGGCGCTCAACGCCCAGGCCCGCATGAGCTATGACAGCGCGGCGGCCGTTTTCATCGGCGGCGGCGCACAAAATATCGTTTCCGCGCGTGGGGGGCTGTTTCCCCAGTCGCTCTTCGTGACGCTGCGGCGCGCCGGTTTGAAGGTTTCGCCCGCGCTCGAGGGAACGGCGCGGATCGGCCAGAGGAACATCCGGCTCATCGGCATAGAACCCGTCACGTTGCCCACAGCGACGACGCTCGCGCCTTTGCGTGAGAACAAGGAAGCCCGGAATATTCTTACCGGCGTCGGACGCAGCTTTGCCGCGTCCCAAACCTTGCGCGATCTGCACATCGAGGAAGGTGCAAGGATCGTCACGGAGCGCGGCTTTACGCTGCCGCCTGTCTACGCCATCGACGCCGCCCCGCCCGGGGCCGTCATCGTGGACATCGGCGTCGCGCAAAAGGCGCTCGACAAGTCTTTGCGCCTTTCGCGGCTCATTCTGCCGCCTCAGGCGCGGCTCGATACGACGCAGCTGACAGCAATCGCGGGCGACTCTTTGCGGCTCGTCGAGCCGGACGAAGAGAGCGACCTCTCACGCCTGACCGACAGCTTCCATCTCAATCTCACCGCCTTCGGTCTGCTCGCTTTTCTCGTTGGTTTCTTCATCGTCAACGCCTCCTTCGGGCTGGCGTTCGAGCAGCGCCTGCCCATGGTGCGCACGCTGCGCGCGCTCGGCGTCTCGATGCGCGTGCTGGTGGCCGCGCTATTTTGCGAGCTCGCGGCCTTCACGCTCGTCGCCGGAGGCCTCGGCGTCATTGGCGGTTATCTCATCGCGGCCGCGCTGCTGCCGGATGTCGCCGCAAGTCTCGAAGGGCTTTATGGCGCGCAGCTTCCAGGGCGGCTGGCCCTAGACGCGCGCTGGTGGCTTTCGGGTCTTGGCATGGCCAGCGCGGGCGCACTGCTGGCGGCTGGAAGCGGCCTGTCGAAAACTCTGCGCCTGCCGGTTCTCTCAGTAGCGCGCCCTGTCGCGTGGCGCGAAGCGCATCATCGCTATCTGCGCCGGCAGGCCGCGCTTGCCGCTTTCGCGCTCGTCGCCGCGACGCTTGCCTATTCTTTTGCAGAAGGGCTGGCGATGGGTTTCGCGGTTGTCGCGCTCGCCGTGCTTGCCGCGGCCCTCCTCCTGCCTGTGGCGCTTGCGGGCATGCTGCATCTCGGCGAAAGCCTTGCCGAGCGCCCGCTTACGCGCTGGTTCTTCGCGGATGGTCGGCAGGAGCTCGGCGGCCTGTCGCTCGCTTTGACAGCGCTGCTTCTTGCGCTCGCCACCAATATCGGCGTCGGCGGCATGGTCGAAGGCTTCCGCCAGACCTTCACGAGCTGGCTCGACCAGCGGCTTGTCGCGGAGGTTTATTTCGAAGCGGCGACGCCGGCGGACGCGCGCGAGATCGAAGCCTGGGCGAAGGAGCAGCCGGAGATTGCCGCCATTCTGCCTGTCTGGCGCACGAAGACGCGCATCTCAGACTGGCCCGTCGAAATCATCGGCTTGGCGCCGCATGAGACCTATTCCGCGCATTTCACCCTTCTCGACGGCGGCGCGCACGCCTGGCGCGCGCTGCACGAAGAAGACGCCGTGCTCATCAGCGAACAGCTGGCGCGGCGCCTGAAAATCGGCCTCGGCGCCATGCTGGACATTCCGACGCCGCATGAATCGTGGCGTGCGAAGGTCGTCGGCATTTTCCCCGACTATGGCAATCCAAGAGGGCAGTTGCGCCTCGATCACGCGAGGCTTGTCGCGCATTTCTCCGACGCTTCGGGCGTGCATTATTCGCTGCGCGTGGCGCAGGGCAATGTCGCGCCCTTGATTGGGAAGATGCAGAGTCGCTTTGGCCCGAAGCTCGCGCGTCTGATCGATAATGCAGGGATCAAGAAGATCTCGACGGATATTTTCGAGCGCACCTTCACCGTCACCACGGCGCTCAACACACTCACCCTCATCGTCGCAGCCATCGCGCTCTTTGCGAGCCTGCTGACGCTCAGCAATCTACGACTCGCGCATATCGCGCCGGTCTGGGCGATTGGCGTCACGCGCCGGCGGCTCGCGGGGCTCGAGCTGTTGCGCATGTTGCTGTTTGCGTCGGGCGCCGCGCTGATCGCCATTCCGCTCGGCCTCTTCATGACCTGGAGCCTCGTCGCCATCATCAATGTCGCCGCCTTTGGCTGGCGCTTGCCGATGCACGTCTTTCCGTTGCAGTGGGGCGAAGTCTTTCTCGTCGCGCTCCTCACCGCGCTTTTTGCGGCGACGATTCCCGCCCTGCGTCTCGCGCGCAGCGCGCCCGTCGATCTTTTGAAGGTCTTCGCCAATGAACGGTAA
- a CDS encoding ABC transporter ATP-binding protein has translation MHAPSIRAEAASRDTLSAPLLRVVNLRKSYATPQGSLPVLQGVDLSLAAGETLALMGESGSGKSTLLHLIGALDDADGGEIILDGVHITRLSENARAALRRETVGVVFQQFNLIASLTVAENLAFQARLAGRLDPHWQARLTRRLGLDDLVSRYPEQLSGGQQQRVAVGRALAARPKLLLADEPTGNLDEAAGDAVMALTLELVAETGCAFLMVTHSARLAALLSRRERLVAGALAPS, from the coding sequence TTGCACGCCCCGTCGATCCGCGCTGAGGCGGCCTCGCGCGATACGCTTTCGGCCCCGCTGCTGCGCGTCGTAAACTTGCGCAAATCCTACGCGACGCCGCAGGGCTCATTGCCCGTCTTGCAAGGCGTCGACCTATCGCTCGCAGCGGGCGAGACGCTCGCGCTCATGGGCGAGTCGGGAAGCGGCAAGAGCACGCTGCTGCATCTGATCGGCGCGCTCGACGACGCCGACGGCGGCGAAATCATCCTCGATGGCGTCCATATTACAAGGCTGTCGGAAAATGCGCGGGCGGCGCTGCGCCGGGAGACGGTCGGCGTCGTCTTTCAACAGTTCAATCTCATCGCGAGCCTCACCGTCGCCGAAAATCTGGCCTTTCAGGCGCGGCTCGCCGGGCGCCTCGATCCCCACTGGCAGGCGCGACTGACGCGCCGCCTCGGCCTCGACGATCTTGTCTCGCGCTATCCCGAGCAGCTTTCGGGCGGACAGCAGCAGCGCGTCGCTGTCGGCCGGGCGCTGGCCGCGCGACCAAAGCTCCTGCTGGCCGACGAACCGACCGGCAATCTCGACGAGGCGGCCGGCGACGCCGTAATGGCGCTGACGCTGGAGCTCGTCGCGGAGACAGGCTGCGCTTTCCTGATGGTCACGCATAGCGCCCGTCTCGCCGCGCTTTTATCGCGCCGGGAAAGGCTCGTCGCCGGAGCGCTCGCGCCATCATGA
- a CDS encoding tetratricopeptide repeat protein translates to MDIFREVEGVDFGTLPGPVDTLLQQGVVAYRSDKERADRLFRQALDLAPEALAAYFCLYKIHTYMGNLETAKAAALDGMHEAARQAGWSDDPNFWPAGQSHTDGPARFALFTLKALSFIELKRGDRAATDALLKILSTVDPAGSVGWPVIAALAEGAV, encoded by the coding sequence ATGGATATTTTTCGCGAAGTGGAGGGCGTCGATTTCGGAACCCTGCCGGGGCCGGTAGACACCTTGTTGCAGCAGGGCGTCGTCGCCTATCGCAGCGACAAAGAGCGCGCAGATCGCTTATTCAGACAAGCGCTGGACCTCGCGCCGGAAGCGCTCGCCGCCTATTTCTGCCTGTATAAAATCCACACTTACATGGGCAATCTCGAAACGGCCAAGGCGGCGGCGCTCGACGGCATGCACGAGGCGGCGCGCCAGGCCGGCTGGTCCGACGATCCAAACTTCTGGCCAGCGGGCCAATCGCATACGGATGGTCCAGCGCGCTTTGCGCTCTTCACGCTGAAGGCGCTGAGCTTCATCGAGCTGAAACGCGGCGACCGCGCTGCGACGGACGCGCTGCTGAAGATTCTTTCGACCGTCGATCCGGCAGGGAGCGTCGGCTGGCCGGTCATCGCCGCGCTTGCGGAAGGCGCCGTCTAG
- a CDS encoding YfhO family protein, with the protein MTTAAPQQKIEQGGTREPYGLAALLFLASALALAFPWLSGHVTIPWDAKAHFQPQFVFLAHALHSGQSPFWTPNVFAGMPQIADPQSLIFVPFFLLVAALVPEPSFVLEDGIVFGMLAMGGLALMAYFRDRRWSAAGALIAALAFAFGGSAAWRIQHTGQIMSLSWLPVTLWLLARALDRRSAAYGAAAGAVAAFMVLGRDQVAYLSVLVLAAYALYRVVIDDAPIASAIAPLLAGAAVGAAIIAVPLAFTLELAANSNRPEIDLDGAYKGSLPPASFFTLLSANMFGTDGPLAAFWGPPVGEPDLFLARNMTNVYAGAIPLVAALATLGRGFFAEREVRFFAGALLFFALYALGRYTPAFAFFYHIPGVDLWRRPSDATFLFGFAFALLAGYAFTLIERRVATPRPALLIGVLVGLFALAIAYAAKREHFAQALAPLAVSAAFVAGAAALVIATGAGRLRGFALLAAVAALATADLAVGNGPNESTALPPEQFDVLRANSKDPVIAFLKEKLKDNAAPDRRDRVELAAIDFHWPNASLVHGYDHDLGYNPIRLKIFEDATGAGDHVALPEQREFSKLYPAYRSPLSDMLGLRYVATGVPIEEIDKHYKPGDLDELTQIGKVYIYENKSAYPRVMVVTCAMHVDFARMVETGEWPEADYRETVLLEEPPLCHTRKGLPPDAARAQIVTYSNTKVVIEANAPPGGGWLILNDVWHPWWFATLDGEAAEILRANVLFRAVAIPEGRHEVQFTFEPVPGLLREIWRRRQHN; encoded by the coding sequence ATGACGACAGCTGCGCCTCAACAGAAAATCGAACAAGGTGGAACCCGCGAGCCCTATGGCCTCGCCGCGCTTCTCTTTCTCGCCAGTGCGCTGGCTCTCGCCTTTCCCTGGCTTTCGGGCCACGTCACCATTCCGTGGGACGCGAAGGCGCATTTCCAGCCGCAATTCGTTTTTCTCGCGCATGCGCTTCATTCCGGGCAATCGCCGTTCTGGACACCGAATGTCTTCGCCGGCATGCCGCAGATCGCCGATCCTCAATCGCTGATTTTCGTGCCCTTTTTTCTCCTTGTGGCCGCGCTCGTCCCGGAGCCTTCCTTCGTGCTGGAAGACGGGATCGTTTTCGGCATGCTGGCGATGGGCGGCCTCGCGCTGATGGCCTATTTCCGCGATCGGCGCTGGAGCGCGGCGGGCGCTCTGATTGCGGCGCTGGCTTTTGCTTTCGGCGGCTCGGCGGCCTGGCGCATCCAGCACACGGGCCAGATCATGAGCCTCTCATGGCTGCCGGTGACGCTGTGGCTGCTTGCCCGCGCGCTCGACCGTCGCTCGGCGGCCTATGGCGCGGCGGCCGGCGCCGTCGCGGCCTTTATGGTGCTCGGGCGCGATCAGGTCGCCTATCTGAGCGTGTTGGTGCTGGCGGCCTATGCGCTTTACCGGGTTGTGATTGACGACGCCCCCATCGCTTCCGCTATTGCGCCGCTTCTCGCTGGAGCCGCCGTTGGCGCGGCGATCATCGCCGTGCCGCTCGCTTTCACACTGGAGCTCGCCGCCAATTCCAACCGGCCTGAAATCGATCTCGACGGCGCCTATAAGGGGTCGCTGCCGCCCGCGTCCTTTTTCACGCTTCTTTCCGCCAATATGTTTGGGACGGATGGACCGCTCGCGGCTTTCTGGGGGCCGCCGGTCGGCGAGCCGGATCTCTTCCTCGCCCGCAATATGACCAACGTCTATGCGGGCGCGATCCCCCTCGTCGCCGCGCTAGCTACGCTGGGTCGTGGCTTCTTTGCGGAAAGGGAAGTGCGCTTCTTCGCCGGCGCTCTTCTTTTTTTCGCTCTCTATGCGCTCGGCCGCTACACCCCCGCCTTTGCGTTTTTCTACCATATCCCCGGCGTCGATCTCTGGCGCCGGCCGTCCGACGCCACCTTCCTTTTCGGCTTCGCCTTCGCGCTTCTTGCCGGCTACGCTTTCACGCTCATCGAGCGTCGCGTGGCGACGCCGCGCCCGGCTTTGCTCATCGGCGTCCTCGTGGGGCTTTTCGCACTCGCCATCGCTTATGCGGCGAAAAGGGAGCATTTCGCGCAAGCCCTCGCGCCGCTCGCCGTCAGCGCCGCTTTCGTGGCGGGCGCGGCGGCGTTGGTCATCGCCACGGGCGCCGGGCGGCTGCGCGGCTTTGCCCTTCTCGCCGCTGTTGCAGCGCTCGCGACGGCCGATCTTGCCGTCGGCAACGGCCCCAATGAATCGACCGCTCTGCCTCCGGAGCAATTCGATGTGCTGCGCGCCAATTCGAAAGATCCGGTGATCGCGTTCCTCAAAGAGAAGCTGAAAGACAACGCCGCGCCCGATCGGCGTGACCGCGTCGAGCTCGCGGCGATCGACTTCCATTGGCCCAACGCTTCGCTCGTCCACGGGTACGACCACGATCTCGGATATAATCCGATCCGGCTCAAAATATTCGAAGATGCGACCGGCGCCGGCGACCATGTGGCGCTGCCCGAGCAGCGGGAGTTCTCCAAGCTCTATCCCGCCTATCGCTCGCCGCTCTCCGACATGCTGGGCCTGCGTTATGTCGCAACGGGCGTGCCGATCGAGGAAATCGACAAGCATTACAAACCCGGCGATCTCGACGAGCTGACGCAGATCGGCAAGGTCTATATCTACGAGAACAAAAGCGCCTATCCGCGCGTCATGGTCGTGACCTGCGCCATGCATGTCGATTTCGCGCGCATGGTCGAAACCGGCGAATGGCCGGAGGCTGATTATCGCGAGACGGTGCTGCTTGAGGAGCCGCCGCTCTGCCACACGCGCAAAGGCCTGCCGCCTGACGCCGCGCGGGCGCAAATTGTCACCTATAGCAACACAAAAGTCGTCATCGAGGCGAACGCCCCGCCCGGCGGCGGCTGGCTCATCCTCAACGACGTCTGGCACCCTTGGTGGTTCGCGACGCTCGACGGCGAGGCTGCAGAGATTCTGCGCGCCAATGTGCTGTTCCGCGCGGTGGCGATTCCGGAAGGGCGGCATGAGGTGCAATTTACCTTCGAGCCGGTTCCGGGGCTGTTGCGTGAGATTTGGCGCAGGCGCCAGCATAACTGA
- a CDS encoding TonB-dependent receptor domain-containing protein encodes MAGRKKHIVDRGNSTAAATAIGLFLAGSSALGIDSSPAKAHVSAQAYSIPAGSVADALNSLADESGAQLLYDAALTRHLRTAGVSGKRTLDGALRELLIGTGLKYEIDQGGRSVSIVLAEADTGRRSDASGAHAHPLPPIEIGAARRARTTAARPTTVVAAPHPPAPAVRSISQPAGVSTVIDDVVAQSATTNDTASLLRDVPGAFVYNAGGVSSLPVLDGLADDRLHVTVAGMPILAACANHMNPPLSYIDPSNIGKIQVYPGVVPVSVGGDSVGGTIRVDPRPPLYAAPGQQVLVTGEVGAFYRSNGNALGGHLSATAATDTFSVTYNGSYAQSQNYKAAADFHPAWSAFLTPPSTFPITRLGAYTPWLTGNEVGGSAYQTQNHDIGFAWRHENHQLRFNLGFQHIPYQWYPNQRMDMTENRSIQGNLRYDGQYEWGLLDAQVYHQTVRHIMDFGEDKQFFYGTVNTVVAPGMPMDTKAQNTGAKINASINVTDRDILRVGGEYQQYRYNEWWPPSPAVLPRGFTVGGMAPDTFININNGQRDRFDVYAELESHWNRQWTTQFGFRSDTVLMSAGPVHGYNSSGYDAKPIFPATRFNLADRSRTDQNWNATAQATYTPSATQTYSLGYSLKSRSPNLFERYTWSNGLMAMEMIGWFGDGNFYIGNLNLKPEVANTISATADWHDANGSMNLTFTPYFTYISNYIDVQRCPFSVCGTSPMNNPYNTYGFTSLQFVNQNARIFGADLSGRAVLAKDTPLGDFTAKGILAYVNGQNITTGGNLYQMMPVNAKLSLEQKMGGWTNAIEGQFVGAKKNIEQVRNELKTGAYALFNLRSSYEWGKLRVDVGIDNLFNTFYYLPLGGAYIGAGATMSGPLPIAPPWGIAVPGMGRSFYVATNLKF; translated from the coding sequence ATGGCGGGAAGAAAAAAACACATTGTCGACAGAGGAAACTCCACGGCGGCGGCAACGGCAATCGGCCTGTTTCTCGCCGGCTCGTCCGCCCTCGGCATCGATAGTTCGCCGGCTAAAGCGCATGTCTCTGCGCAGGCCTATTCGATCCCTGCCGGGTCGGTCGCCGATGCGCTCAACTCGCTGGCGGACGAAAGCGGCGCGCAACTCCTTTATGACGCCGCGCTCACGCGCCACCTGAGAACCGCCGGCGTCTCCGGCAAACGCACGCTCGACGGCGCATTGCGCGAGTTGCTGATCGGCACGGGACTGAAATATGAAATCGATCAGGGCGGCCGATCGGTTTCTATCGTGCTCGCCGAAGCAGACACAGGAAGGCGCAGCGACGCAAGTGGCGCACACGCGCACCCCCTGCCCCCGATCGAAATCGGCGCCGCGCGCCGGGCGCGCACCACAGCCGCCCGTCCGACGACGGTCGTTGCGGCGCCGCATCCGCCCGCGCCGGCGGTGCGCAGCATCAGCCAGCCGGCCGGCGTCTCGACGGTCATCGACGACGTCGTCGCGCAAAGCGCGACGACGAATGACACGGCGAGTCTGCTTCGCGATGTGCCGGGCGCATTTGTCTACAATGCTGGCGGCGTCTCCAGCCTGCCGGTCCTCGACGGGCTCGCCGACGACCGCTTGCATGTCACCGTCGCCGGCATGCCCATTCTGGCCGCTTGCGCCAACCACATGAACCCGCCGCTTTCCTACATCGACCCCTCCAATATAGGGAAAATCCAGGTCTATCCGGGCGTCGTCCCAGTCAGCGTCGGCGGCGACAGCGTCGGCGGAACCATTCGCGTCGATCCGCGGCCGCCCCTATACGCGGCTCCCGGCCAGCAGGTGCTCGTCACGGGCGAAGTCGGCGCTTTCTATCGCAGCAACGGGAACGCTTTGGGCGGTCATCTCTCGGCGACCGCTGCGACCGACACTTTCAGCGTGACCTACAACGGCTCCTACGCACAGTCGCAGAATTATAAGGCCGCCGCGGATTTCCATCCCGCATGGTCGGCCTTTCTGACGCCTCCGTCGACCTTCCCGATCACCCGGCTCGGCGCCTACACGCCCTGGCTGACCGGCAATGAGGTTGGCGGCAGCGCCTACCAGACCCAGAACCACGACATCGGCTTCGCATGGCGGCACGAAAACCATCAGCTGCGATTCAATCTCGGCTTCCAGCATATTCCATATCAATGGTACCCCAACCAGCGCATGGATATGACGGAAAACCGCAGCATCCAGGGCAATCTTCGCTACGACGGCCAATATGAGTGGGGCCTGCTCGACGCACAGGTCTATCACCAGACCGTCCGCCACATCATGGACTTCGGCGAGGACAAGCAGTTCTTCTATGGAACCGTGAACACCGTCGTTGCGCCCGGCATGCCGATGGACACCAAGGCGCAAAATACGGGCGCGAAAATCAACGCCAGCATCAACGTGACGGACCGGGATATTCTGCGCGTCGGCGGAGAATATCAACAGTACCGCTACAATGAATGGTGGCCGCCGTCCCCCGCGGTTCTCCCGCGCGGCTTCACAGTGGGCGGCATGGCACCTGATACTTTCATAAACATCAATAACGGGCAGAGAGACCGTTTCGACGTCTATGCGGAGCTGGAATCGCACTGGAACCGACAATGGACGACCCAGTTCGGCTTTCGCAGCGACACCGTCCTCATGAGCGCCGGGCCGGTGCACGGCTACAATAGCTCCGGCTATGACGCCAAGCCGATATTCCCCGCCACCCGTTTCAATCTCGCCGACCGGTCCCGCACCGATCAGAACTGGAACGCAACGGCGCAAGCTACCTACACGCCGAGCGCAACGCAAACTTATTCGCTCGGTTATTCATTAAAGAGCCGCTCGCCGAATCTCTTCGAACGCTACACTTGGTCGAATGGCCTGATGGCGATGGAAATGATCGGGTGGTTCGGCGACGGAAACTTCTATATCGGCAATCTGAACCTGAAGCCGGAAGTCGCCAACACGATCAGCGCGACGGCGGATTGGCATGACGCCAACGGGAGCATGAACCTGACGTTCACTCCTTATTTCACCTACATCTCGAATTACATCGACGTTCAAAGATGCCCGTTCTCGGTGTGCGGAACCTCGCCGATGAACAACCCGTACAACACCTACGGATTTACGTCTCTTCAGTTCGTGAATCAAAACGCCCGCATCTTCGGCGCTGATCTTTCCGGCCGCGCCGTGCTGGCGAAAGACACGCCGCTCGGCGACTTCACGGCGAAAGGCATCCTCGCTTACGTCAATGGCCAGAACATCACGACCGGCGGCAATCTGTACCAAATGATGCCGGTCAATGCGAAACTGTCGCTCGAACAAAAAATGGGCGGCTGGACGAATGCGATCGAAGGGCAATTCGTCGGCGCAAAGAAAAACATCGAGCAGGTCCGGAACGAATTGAAGACCGGGGCCTATGCGTTGTTCAATTTGCGCTCGAGCTATGAATGGGGAAAGCTCCGCGTCGATGTCGGCATCGATAATCTATTCAATACGTTCTATTATTTGCCGCTCGGCGGAGCCTATATCGGCGCCGGCGCGACGATGTCGGGGCCTTTGCCGATCGCGCCGCCCTGGGGCATCGCCGTCCCGGGGATGGGGCGGTCATTTTATGTGGCGACGAATTTGAAGTTCTGA
- a CDS encoding FecR family protein: MAEHNSDDLDASERLDAAIRWWVRIDGGDLSPSELAAFRAWLANDPRNEAAFEEACDFWSSWQALPRRAVQAYVASRSPERQRKRFWLAGAMATAASLFLFFDELWIWRRADFRTDVGELKTVTLPDGSRAHMNAASALALDYAGDQRRVILMRGEAWFQVEKDPSRPFTVEAAGGTITARGTAFDVAINKARIEVTATENIVEVTAEGSSVLVSPGRQTAYGPGLPAIPPYEVDPESVTSWRRGKLIFKDKPLGEVITALGRFRHGLIFIAGSDIRDRRVTGVFRMNEPLDVLRAIENRLGVRSTRLSDYLILLHS; this comes from the coding sequence ATGGCTGAGCACAACTCCGACGATCTCGACGCTTCGGAACGCCTAGACGCGGCCATCCGGTGGTGGGTCCGCATCGATGGCGGCGACCTGTCCCCTTCGGAGCTCGCGGCGTTCCGAGCATGGCTCGCCAATGATCCGCGAAACGAGGCCGCTTTCGAGGAGGCCTGCGATTTCTGGAGCTCCTGGCAAGCGCTGCCCAGGCGCGCGGTGCAGGCTTACGTCGCCTCCCGGTCTCCCGAACGCCAGCGAAAGCGATTTTGGCTGGCCGGCGCGATGGCGACTGCGGCCAGCCTCTTTCTCTTCTTCGACGAGCTGTGGATTTGGCGGCGGGCCGATTTCCGCACCGATGTCGGCGAGCTCAAAACCGTCACGCTGCCGGACGGGTCTCGCGCGCATATGAACGCCGCCTCGGCATTGGCGCTGGACTACGCCGGCGATCAGCGACGCGTGATATTGATGCGGGGCGAAGCTTGGTTCCAAGTCGAGAAAGATCCGAGCCGCCCCTTCACCGTCGAGGCCGCCGGCGGGACCATCACGGCGCGCGGAACCGCCTTCGACGTCGCCATCAATAAAGCGCGCATCGAGGTCACCGCGACAGAAAACATCGTGGAAGTGACGGCCGAGGGATCATCGGTCCTCGTCAGCCCAGGACGCCAGACCGCCTATGGGCCCGGCCTGCCAGCCATTCCCCCATATGAGGTGGACCCGGAGAGCGTAACCTCCTGGCGACGCGGCAAACTCATCTTCAAGGACAAACCGCTCGGCGAGGTCATCACGGCGCTCGGCCGCTTCCGCCACGGTCTTATCTTCATCGCCGGCTCGGACATCAGAGACCGAAGAGTGACCGGCGTCTTCCGGATGAATGAACCGCTCGACGTTCTCCGCGCCATCGAAAACAGATTGGGCGTCAGATCGACGCGCCTCTCGGATTATCTGATCCTTCTCCACTCGTGA